Proteins encoded in a region of the Tripterygium wilfordii isolate XIE 37 chromosome 21, ASM1340144v1, whole genome shotgun sequence genome:
- the LOC119989613 gene encoding protein NUCLEAR FUSION DEFECTIVE 6, mitochondrial-like isoform X1: MLSAVARSILRSSAARTPAAAARFASAPKSKSAAAFSPFRNSKQNNPLSHHIFRSPVEMSCSVESLLPYHTATASALLNSMLSVSHHRYGWTLEDCNDDL; encoded by the exons ATGTTGTCGGCCGTTGCAAGGTCCATTCTCCGCTCCAGCGCTGCCAGAACCCCAGCTGCAGCAGCGAGGTTCGCTTCGGCCCCGAAATCTAAAAGCGCGGCGGCCTTCTCTCCATTCCGCAATTCCAAACAGAACAACCCCCTCTCTCATCACATTTTCAG ATCACCTGTGGAGATGAGCTGCTCTGTGGAATCATTGTTGCCGTATCACACTGCCACTGCCTCTGCATTGCTGAATTCAATGCTCTCTGTCTCTCACCACCGATATGGTTGGACCCTTGAAG ATTGCAATGATGATCTATGA
- the LOC119989613 gene encoding protein NUCLEAR FUSION DEFECTIVE 6, mitochondrial-like isoform X2, producing MLSAVARSILRSSAARTPAAAARFASAPKSKSAAAFSPFRNSKQNNPLSHHIFRSPVEMSCSVESLLPYHTATASALLNSMLSVSHHRYGWTLEGECKIR from the exons ATGTTGTCGGCCGTTGCAAGGTCCATTCTCCGCTCCAGCGCTGCCAGAACCCCAGCTGCAGCAGCGAGGTTCGCTTCGGCCCCGAAATCTAAAAGCGCGGCGGCCTTCTCTCCATTCCGCAATTCCAAACAGAACAACCCCCTCTCTCATCACATTTTCAG ATCACCTGTGGAGATGAGCTGCTCTGTGGAATCATTGTTGCCGTATCACACTGCCACTGCCTCTGCATTGCTGAATTCAATGCTCTCTGTCTCTCACCACCGATATGGTTGGACCCTTGAAG GAGAATGCAAGATTAGATGA
- the LOC119989611 gene encoding homeobox-DDT domain protein RLT1-like: protein MEANSEGEDRDRMGKNANSSSEGQQAKPKRQMKTPFQLETLEKAYAMDTYPSEAIRAELSEKLALTDRQLQMWFCHRRLKDKKENQAKKPRKTAVMETPVDNFRTQAGSDYGSGSGSGSSPSTEPMKAIIDEVPLGRRHYESSPQSVMELRAVACVEDQLGEPIREDGPILGMEFDALPPDAFGAPLALTAEQQKRLGHSYESKIYEQRDVKLGKGTRLLHDYQLLQDPSSIRSDTYGQVAQSHFHDPSIVALRARSSLLVHGDEVMSRGHGFKGHASRGRMLPQHGSNDQAFPSPYSDDECLPQHESSTSNRMNMHFSGPLVTGPENMDISPGGQIFHVEGDLKRKRKSDEARITREVDVHDIRIRKELEKQDILRRKNEERMRKEIERHDRERRKEEERLMREKQKEEEKSQREQRREMERREKFLQREYIRAEKMRQKEELRKEKEAVKRKAAIEKATARRIAKESTDLIEDEQLELMELAAKSKGLPSMIHLDHDTLQNLETFRDSLTVFPPKSLQLKLPFSIQPWVESEENIGNLLMVWRFLISFADVLGLWSFTLDELVQSFHDYDSRLLSEIHVALLKVIIKDIEDVARTPSTGLGTNQYCSANPEGGHPHIVEGAYAWGFNIRSWQQHLNPLTWPEIFRQLALSAGFGPQLKKRSKAWGYSCDNKEGKGCEDVISTLRSGSAAENAFASMREKGLLLPRRSRHRLTPGTVKFAAFHVLSLEGGKGLTVLELADKIQKSGLRDLTTSKTPEASISVALTRDTKLFERIAPSTYCVRAPYRKDPADGEAILSSARKKIRIFENGFLGGEDVYVEKDEDSECDVDDDAEVDGLATLLVTNKDADHYIEEQTCSETGKDKDCDDVEQNQNESKKLLSILPMNDSDDTNKPIRDEQFIVGEDIEARNLGPESIEIDESNSGESWVQGLTEGEYSHLSVEERLHALVALIGVANEGNSIRAVLEDRLEAANALKKQIWAEAQVDKSRMREDIMRFPLFSGSKAEMKLFSSAAEGGQSPLPVEDPKLLLGSQSTENQLNGLPTERASIVQDLSTNPDNFSVQHHGFASKRSRSELKSYISHIAEEMYVYRSLPLGQDRRRNRYWQFVASASRNDPFSGTIFVELQGGRWRLIDSEEAFDTLFSSLDTRGIRESHLSVMLQRIEAFFRENVQRSVWCCNNVNKSETTMINETPEMDSSSYCPAGADSPSGMIRGLNIAISDASFRVSLGKNEIEKEASLERYQDFQKWMWHECFSSLKLCASKYGKKRSLQVLDSCNLCLHCYVPEENQCPFCHQTIGSADPSFSFSFSEHTVCCEDKRSLIPNDVNISCSSPMGIRLIKALSAFVEASIPLEALASYWTEDNRRSWGATLNVSSSAEELLQILTQLEHAIDRESLSLSFETTKELLGSYVSSENVVFDSADGLVSVLPWIPRTTAALALRLFELDAAIIYTREKIEPCEDKDVKLYVKLPSKYSPLKNKEVEPKVEQDEYTKEENHADPRSSRSSYRRGRGGRDLGCGTRWQRRGPCLKSGSGRKSARENENLNQKLRQQGQRTNGQGYGRGRRTIRRRRADRVTAEVSDDDVADETINIEANRQPRRNVVVEEWDGEIIGTHMGGLGNSNCAEAADSDDNGEAVGYDQVNWEQGFDDISNKWNENLMDESDEEIMNVSGDDNGFEDEGEEAIVGNIDVSESSDEKTNNKVVFDDGSESESESMDNDYTD from the exons ATGGAGGCGAATTCCGAAGGAGAAGATCGCGACAGAATGGGCAAGAACGCTAATAGTTCTAGCGAAGGACAACAGGCCAAGCCTAAGCGCCAGATGAAGACGCCGTTCCAACTCGAAACACTGGAGAAAGCATATGCTA TGGATACGTACCCGTCTGAGGCAATACGAGCGGAATTGTCGGAGAAATTGGCCCTCACGGATCGGCAATTGCAGATGTGGTTTTGCCATAGAAGGTTGAAGGACAAGAAGGAGAATCAGGCAAAGAAGCCGCGCAAAACGGCAGTTATGGAGACTCCTGTTGACAATTTTAGGACACAGGCGGGGAGTGATTACGGGTCAGGGTCTGGGTCCGGGTCTAGCCCATCCACAGAGCCGATGAAGGCCATAATTGATGAAGTGCCCTTGGGAAGGAGACACTATGAGTCCTCGCCGCAGTCGGTGATGGAGCTCAGGGCTGTTGCATGTGTTGAGGACCAGTTGGGGGAGCCAATAAGGGAGGACGGGCCAATTCTGGGGATGGAGTTTGATGCCTTGCCTCCCGATGCTTTTGGAGCCCCTTTAG CCTTGACAGCGGAGCAGCAAAAGCGGCTTGGGCATTCTTACGAGAGTAAAATATATGAGCAACGTGATGTCAAATTAGGCAAA GGCACAAGGTTACTCCATGATTATCAGCTTCTCCAAGACCCGTCCAGTATTAGATCTGATACATATGGGCAAGTTGCTCAGTCTCATTTTCATGATCCATCGATTGTGGCTCTAAGGGCAAGATCTTCATTGCTTGTGCATGGAGATGAAGTCATGTCAAGGGGTCATGGTTTCAAAGGCCATGCATCCCGTGGTCGTATGTTGCCTCAGCATGGAAGTAATGATCAAGCCTTTCCATCTCCTTATAGTGATGATGAATGTCTCCCACAGCATGAGTCCTCCACGAGCAACCGAATGAATATGCATTTTAGTGGCCCCCTAGTGACTGGACCAGAAAATATGGATATCTCACCAGGTGGCCAAATCTTCCATGTTGAAGGTGATCTTAAGAGGAAACGCAAG AGTGATGAAGCTAGGATTACGAGAGAAGTTGATGTCCATGACATACGGATCCGTAAAGAGCTTGAGAAACAAGATATTTTGAGGCGCAAG aatgAAGAACGAATGAGGAAAGAAATCGAAAGGCATGACCGTGAAAGAcggaaggaggaggagaggttGATGCGTGAAAAgcagaaagaagaggaaaaatcaCAACGTGAGCAAAGGCGTGAAATGGAACGGAGGGAAAAGTTTTTGCAGAGAGAGTATATAAGA GCTGAGAAAATGAGGCAAAAAGAGGAGCTTCGAAAGGAGAAAGAAGCAGTGAAACGCAAAGCTGCCATTGAGAAGGCAACTGCACGCAGGATTGCTAAAGAGTCTACGGATCTCATCGAGGATGAACAACTGGAACTCATGGAATTAGCTGCAAAAAGCAAAGGGTTACCTTCAATGATTCATCTTGACCATGACACTTTGCAGAACCTTGAGACATTTAGAG ATTCTTTGACTGTGTTTCCACCTAAATCCCTGCAATTAAAGTTACCATTTTCAATTCAACCTTGGGTTGAATCAGAGGAAAATATCGGTAATCTTCTCATG GTTTGGAGattcttgattagttttgcGGATGTTCTTGGGCTGTGGTCTTTCACTTTGGATGAACTTGTTCAATCTTTTCATGATTAT GATTCAAGGTTGCTGAGTGAGATACATGTTGCTTTGTTAAAAGTGATAATTAAAGATATTGAAGATGTTGCTAGAACACCTTCTACTGGGTTAGGAACGAATCAATATTGTTCCGCTAATCCTGAAGGTGGACATCCACATATTGTTGAAGGG GCATATGCTTGGGGCTTCAACATACGCAGCTGGCAGCAGCACTTAAATCCATTAACTTGGCCTGAGATATTTCGGCAATTAGCATTATCTGCTGGATTTGGTCCACAGTTGAAGAAAAGGAGCAAAGCTTGGGGATACTCGTGTGACAATAAAGAG GGAAAGGGTTGTGAAGATGTAATTTCTACTTTGCGTAGTGGTTCAGCAGCTGAAAATGCATTTGCATCAATGCGAGAAAAAGGTTTATTACTTCCGCGAAGATCCAGACATCGGTTGACACCTGGAACTGTCAAGTTTgctgcttttcatgttctttcaCTTGAAGGTGGCAAGGGATTAACTGTCCTTGAACTTGCAGATAAAATTCAG AAATCTGGGCTACGAGACCTGACGACGAGTAAGACGCCAGAGGCTTCTATTTCTGTTGCTCTGACGAGGGATACAAAACTTTTCGAGAGAATTGCTCCTTCGACATATTGTGTAAGAGCTCCTTATAGAAAAGATCCAGCTGACGGTGAGGCCATACTTTCATCAGCCAGAAAGAAAATTCGGATATTTGAAAATGGGTTTTTAGGTGGTGAAGATGTGTATGTTGAAAAGGATGAGGACTCTGAATGTGATGTCGATGATGATGCTGAAGTTGATGGTTTGGCAACTCTGTTGGTTACAAACAAAGATGCTGACCATTATATTGAAGAACAAACTTGCTCAGAAACTGGAAAAGACAAGGATTGTGATGATGttgaacaaaatcaaaatgagtCTAAAAAGTTACTTTCAATTTTACCTATGAATGACTCAGATGATACAAACAAACCAATTAGGGATGAGCAATTCATTGTTGGTGAAGATATTGAGGCTAGAAATCTTGGTCCAGAAAGCATTGAGATTGATGAGAGCAATTCAGGTGAGTCTTGGGTTCAAGGACTTACAGAGGGGGAATACTCTCATCTCAGCGTTGAGGAGCGTCTCCACGCTCTTGTTGCATTAATTGGTGTTGCAAATGAAGGAAATTCTATACGTGCTGTTCTTGAG GATCGTTTGGAAGCTGCAAATGCTCTTAAAAAGCAAATATGGGCGGAGGCACAAGTTGATAAAAGTCGCATGAGAGAAGATATTATGAGGTTTCCGTTATTTTCTGGGAGCAAAGCTGAAATGAAACTTTTTAGTTCTGCGGCAGAAGGCGGCCAAAGTCCATTGCCTGTGGAAGACCCAAAGCTATTACTTGGTTCACAAAGCACAGAGAATCAGCTAAATGGCCTTCCTACTGAAAGGGCTTCAATAGTTCAGGATCTTTCCACAAATCCAGATAATTTCTCTGTTCAGCACCATGGATTTGCATCAAAGAGGTCACGCTCAGAATTGAAATCTTATATTTCCCACATAGCTGAAGAGATGTATGTATACAGATCACTGCCTCTAGGTCAAGATCGCAGGCGTAATCGATATTGGCAATTTGTAGCATCTGCTTCTAGAAATGACCCTTTTTCTGGTACGATCTTTGTTGAATTGCAAGGTGGCAGATGGAGGCTTATTGATTCTGAGGAG GCCTTTGATACTCTATTCTCGTCTTTGGATACACGAGGGATTAGAGAATCTCATTTGAGTGTTATGCTGCAGAGGATTGAGGCTTTCTTCAGAGAAAATGTCCAGAGGAGTGTGTGGTGTTGCAACAATGTTAACAAAAGTGAAACCACAATGATAAATGAAACTCCTGAAATGGATTCTAGCTCTTATTGCCCTGCTGGTGCGGACAGTCCTAGCGGTATGATCCGTGGTTTGAATATTGCTATTTCAGATGCTTCTTTCAGGGTTTCGCTTGGGAAAAATGAAATTGAGAAGGAGGCTTCCTTAGAAAGGTACCAAGATTTTCAGAAGTGgatgtggcacgaatgcttcAGTTCATTAAAACTGTGTGCCTCAAAATATGGGAAAAAGAGGAGTTTGCAGGTACTAGATTCTTGTAATCTGTGTCTCCACTGTTATGTCCCTGAAGAAAATCAGTGCCCATTCTGCCACCAGACGATTGGTAGTGCTGATCCTAGTTTCAGTTTCAGTTTTTCTGAACACACAGTTTGCTGTGAGGACAAAAGGAGTTTAATTCCCAATGATGTAAATATTTCTTGTTCCTCTCCCATGGGAATCAGGTTGATAAAGGCTCTGTCAGCTTTTGTTGAG GCATCTATTCCCCTAGAAGCTCTTGCATCTTATTGGACAGAAGATAATCGGAGGTCTTGGGGAGCAACGTTAAATGTTTCATCATCTGCTGAAGAACTGTTACAG ATATTGACTCAACTTGAGCATGCCATAGACCGAGAAAGTTTGTCATTAAGTTTTGAGACAACTAAGGAATTATTGGGCTCATATGTTTCTTCAGAAAATGTTGTATTTGATTCTGCTGATGGATTAGTTTCTGTACTTCCATGGATTCCGAGAACGACTGCTGCATTGGCTCTTAGACTTTTTGAGCTTGATGCAGCCATCATTTACACACGTGAGAAAATTGAGCCTTGCGAGGACAAGGATGTTAAATTATATGTG AAGCTACCTTCAAAATATTCCCCTCTAAAGAATAAAGAGGTTGAACCTAAAGTAGAACAAGATGAGTATACAAAAGAAGAGAACCACGCGGACCCACGTAGTAGCCGTAGCAGCTACCGGCGTGGGCGAGGTGGTCGTGACCTAGGATGTGGAACAAGGTGGCAGAGAAGAGGTCCTTGTCTCAAGTCTGGTTCTGGCAGGAAAAGTGctagagaaaatgaaaatttaaatcaAAAGTTGAGACAGCAGGGACAAAGAACCAACGGACAAGGATATGGACGTGGTCGCCGAACAATTAGGAGGAGGAGAGCTGACAGAGTGACGGCTGAGGTGTCAGATGATGATGTAGCTGATGAGACCATCAATATTGAGGCTAACAGACAACCGCGAAGAAACGTGGTTGTGGAAGAATGGGATGGTGAAATAATTGGGACGCATATGGGCGGTCTGGGTAACAGTAATTGTGCAGAAGCTGCGGACTCTGATGACAATGGTGAAGCAGTCGGGTATGATCAAGTGAATTGGGAACAAGGTTTTGATGACATCTCCAACAAGTGGAATGAAAACCTTATGGACGAGAGTGATGAAGAGATCATGAATGTCTCTGGAGATGATAATGGTTTTGAGGATGAGGGTGAGGAAGCGATAGTGGGAAATATTGATGTGAGTGAAAGCTCAgatgaaaaaacaaataataaagtaGTGTTTGACGATGGATCGGAATCTGAATCTGAATCCATGGACAATGATTATACTGACTAA
- the LOC119989613 gene encoding protein NUCLEAR FUSION DEFECTIVE 6, mitochondrial-like isoform X3, producing MLSAVARSILRSSAARTPAAAARFASAPKSKSAAAFSPFRNSKQNNPLSHHIFRSPVEMSCSVESLLPYHTATASALLNSMLSVSHHRYGWTLEDG from the exons ATGTTGTCGGCCGTTGCAAGGTCCATTCTCCGCTCCAGCGCTGCCAGAACCCCAGCTGCAGCAGCGAGGTTCGCTTCGGCCCCGAAATCTAAAAGCGCGGCGGCCTTCTCTCCATTCCGCAATTCCAAACAGAACAACCCCCTCTCTCATCACATTTTCAG ATCACCTGTGGAGATGAGCTGCTCTGTGGAATCATTGTTGCCGTATCACACTGCCACTGCCTCTGCATTGCTGAATTCAATGCTCTCTGTCTCTCACCACCGATATGGTTGGACCCTTGAAG ATGGGTGA
- the LOC119989612 gene encoding B3 domain-containing protein Os01g0723500-like isoform X2: MEKPSFFKVLIGDFEDKLQLPPEFVKNFFNGLPRECVIRSRIGTWHVKITGSSERLFFNVGWKVFVEDHSLELGDFLTFEYHRNTEFHVKVFGKTACEKDFAMDRRKKNRTQQRKNDEVQKISYRNGVGEAKSTLNNISQVKEETGDDFWIESLMAGPASKKRQGENTMLSPSSSSCKQYKRKTRNQVGNANGVAGFVPSSFHIDKQKVIGDHRKGTAYKSKNSSFELTMTLPYIGFDDCKAYIPIPAWFAQTHLSRKHEGVMLLVSDGKVSKRWNVNYSWKSSHLNGGWLKFVRGNFLEVGDICVFEAVKEELNTLKVAIRRHRGDADPYVYVD; encoded by the exons ATGGAGAAGCCTTCGTTTTTCAAAGTCTTGATTGGTGACTTCGAAGATAAGTTG CAACTTCCACCGGAGTTTGTCAAGAACTTCTTCAATGGATTGCCCAGAGAGTGCGTAATTAGGAGCCGCATTGGGACTTGGCATGTCAAAATCACTGGATCTAGTGAGAGATTATTTTTCAATGTTGGTTGGAAAGTATTTGTCGAGGATCATTCTTTGGAATTGGGAGACTTTCTTACATTTGAATATCATAGGAATACAGAGTTTCATGTTAAGGTGTTCGGAAAAACTGCTTGTGAAAAGGATTTTGCTATGGATCggagaaagaaaaatagaactCAGCAGAGGAAAAATGATGAAGTGCAGAAAATTTCTTATAGAAATGGAGTTGGAGAGGCCAAATCCACTCTCAATAACATATCCCAAGTCAAAGAAGAAACTGGGGACGATTTCTGGATTGAATCATTGATGGCTGGTCCAGCTTCTAAGAAAAGGCAGGGGGAGAACACCATGTTGTCACCATCTTCAAGTTCTTGTAAGCAATATAAAAGGAAGACAAGAAACCAAGTTGGGAATGCAAATGGAGTTGCAG GATTTGTCCCCAGTAGTTTTCATATAGACAAGCAAAAGGTGATTGGAGATCATCGAAAAGGCACAGCTTACAAATCTAAAAACTCTTCTTTCGAGTTGACCATGACGCTGCCTTACAttggttttgatgattgtaAAGCATATATT CCCATACCAGCTTGGTTTGCTCAGACACATCTCTCCCGGAAACATGAAGGCGTCATGCTTCTGGTTTCGGATGGCAAGGTAAGCAAAAGATGGAATGTGAACTATAGCTGGAAATCAAGTCATCTGAACGGTGGTTGGCTCAAATTTGTGAGAGGCAACTTCTTGGAAGTCGGTGATATTTGTGTGTTTGAGGCAGTAAAGGAAGAACTAAATACTCTGAAAGTTGCCATCCGTAGGCACAGAGGAGATGCAGATCCATACGTATATGTTGATTAA
- the LOC119987826 gene encoding pentatricopeptide repeat-containing protein At3g24000, mitochondrial-like produces the protein MEMSKCRRKGLLEFPFKKLSNLDDYMDMLYRLRLLWVTKSWFSKDPNTRNSLINLYSKCPFFGYARKLVVEGPESDSVSWSALISGYAQNGLAAEAISALYEMHLLAVKCNEFTFLSVLKACKVKKDLSLGMQIHGSTVVTGFELDEYVSECFACYDMVSSGIRPNEFRLSGIIKSCTRLMDGDRGTQIHGYIIKLRYDTDLFSANALIDIVSWNANCWLWSRVRIMYQVLLKLVLEWVSRELGRQLHSCLIKMDAKSDSFVCVGLIDMYSNRHLRDDVRMVFKLMPENDLITWNAVISGHSFNGEDMDSLRRAGYYQVLIACLPALQILFICC, from the exons ATGGAAATGAGTAAATGTAGGAGAAAGGGGCTTTTAGAATTTCCCTTTAAAAAATTGTCCAACCTAGATGATTACATGGACATGTTATATAGACTTAGGTTGCTTTGGGTCACCAAATCTTGG ttttctaaagatcCAAACACAAGGAACTCGTTGATTAACTTATACTCAAAATGTCCTTTTTTTGGATACGCACGGAAGCTTGTTGTAGAAGGTCCTGAATCAGATTCGGTGTCTTGGTCTGCTTTGATTTCCGGGTATGCCCAGAATGGGCTTGCTGCAGAGGCAATTTCGGCTTTGTATGAGATGCATTTGTTGGCTGTGAAGTGTAATGAATTCACCTTTCTTAGCGTACTTAAGGCCTGTAAGGTTAAGAAGGATTTGAGTCTAGGGATGCAAATTCATGGAAGTACAGTGGTTACAGGGTTTGAGTTGGATGAGTATGTGTCTGAATGCTTTGCTTGTTAT GATATGGTTTCGTCCGGTATTAGACCCAATGAGTTTCGTCTCTCTGGTATTATCAAGTCCTGTACACGTTTAATGGATGGTGATCGAGGAACGCAAATTCATGGGTATATTATAAAACTCAGGTATGATACAGACCTGTTCTCAGCAAATGCACTCATTGACATTGTTTCTTGGAATGCTAATTGCTGGTTGTGGTCAAGA GTCAGGATTATGTATCAAGTACTCTTAAAGCTTGTGCTGGAATGGGTCTCAAGAGAATTGGGTAGACAGTTGCACTCATGCTTAATCAAGATGGATGCCAAGTCAGATTCTTTTGTCTGCGTGGGACTTATAGATATGTATTCAAATCGTCATTTGAGGGATGATGTGAGAATGGTGTTTAAGTTAATGCCAGAGAATGACTTAATTACATGGAATGCTGTGATCTCTGGGCATTCATTTAATGGAGAAGACATGGATTCTCTGAGAAGAGCTGGTTACTATCAGGTTCTAATTGCCTGCCTGCCTGCATTACAAATTCTGTTCATCTGCTGCTAA
- the LOC119989612 gene encoding B3 domain-containing protein Os01g0723500-like isoform X1: MKYGKLISCKNDMICWSKFFLKCIPLQQLPPEFVKNFFNGLPRECVIRSRIGTWHVKITGSSERLFFNVGWKVFVEDHSLELGDFLTFEYHRNTEFHVKVFGKTACEKDFAMDRRKKNRTQQRKNDEVQKISYRNGVGEAKSTLNNISQVKEETGDDFWIESLMAGPASKKRQGENTMLSPSSSSCKQYKRKTRNQVGNANGVAGFVPSSFHIDKQKVIGDHRKGTAYKSKNSSFELTMTLPYIGFDDCKAYIPIPAWFAQTHLSRKHEGVMLLVSDGKVSKRWNVNYSWKSSHLNGGWLKFVRGNFLEVGDICVFEAVKEELNTLKVAIRRHRGDADPYVYVD, translated from the exons ATGAAATATGGTAAATTAATATCCTGCAAAAATGACATGATTTGTTGGAGTAAGTTCTTCTTGAAATGTATTCCACTACAGCAACTTCCACCGGAGTTTGTCAAGAACTTCTTCAATGGATTGCCCAGAGAGTGCGTAATTAGGAGCCGCATTGGGACTTGGCATGTCAAAATCACTGGATCTAGTGAGAGATTATTTTTCAATGTTGGTTGGAAAGTATTTGTCGAGGATCATTCTTTGGAATTGGGAGACTTTCTTACATTTGAATATCATAGGAATACAGAGTTTCATGTTAAGGTGTTCGGAAAAACTGCTTGTGAAAAGGATTTTGCTATGGATCggagaaagaaaaatagaactCAGCAGAGGAAAAATGATGAAGTGCAGAAAATTTCTTATAGAAATGGAGTTGGAGAGGCCAAATCCACTCTCAATAACATATCCCAAGTCAAAGAAGAAACTGGGGACGATTTCTGGATTGAATCATTGATGGCTGGTCCAGCTTCTAAGAAAAGGCAGGGGGAGAACACCATGTTGTCACCATCTTCAAGTTCTTGTAAGCAATATAAAAGGAAGACAAGAAACCAAGTTGGGAATGCAAATGGAGTTGCAG GATTTGTCCCCAGTAGTTTTCATATAGACAAGCAAAAGGTGATTGGAGATCATCGAAAAGGCACAGCTTACAAATCTAAAAACTCTTCTTTCGAGTTGACCATGACGCTGCCTTACAttggttttgatgattgtaAAGCATATATT CCCATACCAGCTTGGTTTGCTCAGACACATCTCTCCCGGAAACATGAAGGCGTCATGCTTCTGGTTTCGGATGGCAAGGTAAGCAAAAGATGGAATGTGAACTATAGCTGGAAATCAAGTCATCTGAACGGTGGTTGGCTCAAATTTGTGAGAGGCAACTTCTTGGAAGTCGGTGATATTTGTGTGTTTGAGGCAGTAAAGGAAGAACTAAATACTCTGAAAGTTGCCATCCGTAGGCACAGAGGAGATGCAGATCCATACGTATATGTTGATTAA